A section of the Chryseobacterium ginsenosidimutans genome encodes:
- a CDS encoding helix-turn-helix domain-containing protein, which translates to MEKIAHTSYTSLEDFYREMTEKLGTDIESIFPKGLHKDIGHFNVFDIAQTIEKVRTTSEMPYNRRRYYKISLIRGKNRAEYADKIIQIKNNALLFATPKVPYHWVPEDPNQSGSFCVFTEDFFIKDKSHNTLEDLPIFQPGNIPLFEIDDELAEEIEQLYAKIKKEISSDYIFKYDLIRNYVLELIHYGQKLQPASKLSTSNDASLRVVSLFIELLERQFPIESSDQRLQLKTAKDYADRLAVHVNYLNKKLKENTGKTTTEVIAERIIQEAKILLKQTKWSVSEIAYALGFEEIAHFSNFFKKKTSLAPLEFRS; encoded by the coding sequence ATGGAAAAGATAGCCCATACCTCATATACTTCCTTGGAAGATTTTTACAGAGAAATGACAGAAAAGCTCGGAACCGATATCGAAAGTATCTTCCCAAAAGGTCTTCATAAAGATATTGGTCATTTTAATGTTTTTGATATTGCACAAACTATTGAAAAAGTACGAACGACTTCCGAAATGCCTTATAACAGGAGAAGATATTACAAAATAAGCCTGATAAGAGGGAAAAACAGGGCAGAATATGCAGATAAGATTATCCAGATAAAAAATAATGCACTCCTGTTTGCAACCCCAAAAGTTCCTTATCACTGGGTTCCTGAAGACCCAAACCAGTCGGGGAGTTTCTGTGTTTTTACTGAAGATTTTTTTATTAAAGACAAATCACACAATACGCTTGAAGATTTACCGATTTTCCAGCCCGGAAATATCCCTTTATTCGAAATTGATGATGAATTGGCAGAAGAAATCGAACAGCTTTATGCAAAGATTAAAAAAGAAATCAGCTCCGATTATATTTTTAAGTATGATTTGATCAGAAACTATGTTTTAGAACTGATTCATTACGGACAAAAACTGCAGCCTGCCTCAAAACTATCAACTTCAAATGATGCTTCTCTGCGTGTTGTGTCGTTGTTTATTGAGTTGTTGGAGAGACAGTTTCCCATAGAATCCTCAGACCAGAGACTGCAATTGAAAACAGCAAAAGATTACGCAGACAGACTGGCTGTTCATGTAAATTATTTAAATAAAAAATTAAAAGAAAATACTGGAAAAACCACAACGGAAGTTATTGCAGAAAGGATTATTCAGGAAGCAAAAATATTATTAAAACAGACGAAATGGAGTGTCTCGGAAATTGCTTATGCTCTGGGATTTGAAGAAATTGCCCATTTTTCAAACTTTTTTAAAAAGAAAACTTCATTAGCTCCTTTAGAATTCCGTTCATGA
- a CDS encoding SDR family NAD(P)-dependent oxidoreductase, whose amino-acid sequence METRTKIALVTGGSRGLGRNSAIKIAQKGLDVIITYRSNKEEAEKVVSEIQALGRKSIAYQLDTKDIKSFDTFVKTVGDHLEENTGSRNIDYLVNNAGTALYSPISEVTEEQLDDVVDIHFKGVFFLTQKLLPFINDEGGIVNVSSGLARFALPGSSVYGSIKAGVEMLTKYMAKELGSRRIKANVVAPGAIETDFGGGRTRDDKQMNDIIASMTALGRAGLPDDIGGVVAFLCTEDARWINGQRIEASGGMFL is encoded by the coding sequence ATGGAAACAAGAACTAAAATTGCATTAGTAACAGGCGGAAGTCGTGGATTGGGAAGAAATTCTGCAATTAAAATCGCGCAGAAAGGTCTTGATGTGATTATCACTTATAGAAGTAATAAAGAAGAGGCCGAAAAAGTTGTCAGTGAAATTCAGGCTTTAGGAAGAAAATCAATTGCTTATCAGCTAGATACAAAAGATATCAAAAGTTTTGATACTTTCGTGAAAACTGTAGGAGATCATCTGGAAGAAAATACAGGAAGCCGAAATATTGATTATCTGGTAAATAATGCTGGAACAGCTTTATATTCACCAATTTCTGAAGTTACGGAAGAGCAGTTAGATGATGTTGTAGATATCCACTTCAAAGGAGTATTTTTCTTAACTCAGAAATTATTACCGTTCATTAATGACGAAGGGGGAATTGTAAATGTATCTTCAGGATTAGCGAGATTTGCGTTGCCGGGATCATCAGTATATGGTTCGATAAAAGCAGGAGTTGAAATGTTGACAAAATATATGGCGAAAGAATTGGGTTCAAGAAGAATCAAAGCTAATGTGGTTGCTCCGGGTGCAATTGAAACAGATTTCGGAGGCGGAAGAACAAGAGATGACAAGCAGATGAATGATATTATTGCGAGTATGACGGCATTAGGAAGAGCTGGTTTGCCGGATGATATCGGTGGAGTAGTTGCATTCTTATGTACTGAAGATGCAAGATGGATCAATGGACAGAGAATTGAAGCTTCAGGCGGAATGTTTTTATAG
- a CDS encoding methionine aminotransferase, with protein sequence MIQLPLSKLSNVGTTIFSQMTQLANENEAINLSQGFPDFMPDSELLDQVDYFIKKGFNQYAPMGGMIGLKEEIARKIENSHQAVYHPDSEITITAGGTQAIFTTIATFVRRDDEVIIFEPAYDCYEPTVELFGGIVKRFEMKAPDYEIDWNIVKGLVSDKTKMIILNNPNNPSGKILKENDIQELIKIVEATSILILSDEVYENIVFDGKQHISICKYPELKDRSLLVASFGKLFHVTGWKIGYCAAPKILANEFRKVHQFNVFSVNTPIQLALAEYMKNPDHYNYLNQFFQEKRDFLRQGLANTSFELLDCEGTYFQALKYDKISDKNDFDFASELTVTHKVASVPFSSFYKNKLNENVIRLCFAKKQETLEKAIENLSKL encoded by the coding sequence ATGATACAACTTCCTTTATCTAAACTTTCCAATGTTGGAACTACGATTTTCAGTCAGATGACGCAGCTTGCCAATGAAAACGAGGCCATCAATTTATCGCAGGGTTTTCCGGATTTCATGCCGGATTCCGAATTGCTGGATCAGGTAGATTATTTTATAAAAAAAGGTTTTAATCAATATGCACCGATGGGCGGAATGATTGGATTAAAGGAAGAAATCGCCAGAAAGATTGAAAATTCCCATCAAGCAGTTTATCATCCTGATTCCGAAATTACAATTACTGCGGGAGGAACTCAGGCTATCTTTACGACAATTGCCACTTTTGTCAGAAGAGATGATGAAGTGATTATTTTTGAACCTGCTTATGACTGCTACGAACCTACCGTAGAGCTTTTCGGAGGTATTGTAAAACGTTTTGAAATGAAAGCTCCTGACTATGAAATTGACTGGAATATTGTAAAAGGCTTAGTTTCAGACAAAACCAAAATGATCATCCTGAACAATCCGAATAATCCGTCAGGAAAAATTTTAAAAGAAAACGATATTCAGGAATTAATAAAAATTGTTGAAGCAACTTCGATTCTTATTTTAAGTGATGAAGTCTATGAAAACATTGTTTTCGACGGAAAGCAACATATAAGTATCTGTAAATATCCCGAATTGAAAGACAGAAGCCTTTTGGTGGCATCTTTCGGTAAATTATTTCATGTTACAGGCTGGAAAATAGGATATTGTGCCGCTCCGAAAATATTGGCAAACGAATTCAGGAAAGTGCATCAGTTCAATGTTTTTTCTGTAAATACTCCGATTCAGCTCGCTTTGGCAGAATACATGAAAAATCCTGATCATTATAATTATCTAAACCAATTTTTTCAGGAAAAAAGAGATTTTTTAAGACAGGGATTGGCGAATACCTCTTTTGAATTGCTAGACTGTGAAGGAACTTATTTTCAGGCTTTAAAATATGATAAAATTTCTGATAAAAATGATTTTGACTTCGCCAGTGAATTAACTGTTACTCATAAAGTAGCAAGTGTACCTTTTTCATCTTTTTATAAAAATAAACTGAATGAAAACGTAATCCGTTTGTGTTTCGCAAAAAAACAGGAAACGTTGGAGAAAGCGATTGAAAATTTATCTAAACTATAA
- a CDS encoding T9SS type A sorting domain-containing protein — protein sequence MVRIYFFALYLLMGSLMINAQNTPPCSDFNDPSNPYGNWSPAPAPNGNVSVGVGSANTFDGSQFLILKDLSGGSWYQNWKDYQYLGKFFLGQCIYFDFYLENDSGYGMPYHPNITLSDGTNSATFVANITVTPGSGWVRVKAPIQLSSGGVLPSNSDGAWTMSPMNAAIFDNIIMNTQAIGISPDMTSTQQEVVFFDNICVKPCEGCNECNSNFKIQTTTSTSGNFTIAQIFLESTNSPSLYKVDWGDGTIGDVMTSHTYTNPGSYKVCVTQYEGDKPKCTTCVEICIPKPFQVGKAVNNTNLTSPLKDIAAIARAEIGVQSETKDYTLVPNPAKNYVDVQMNLAKKGNISVKISDMSGKAVIEKSETIENGRQSIKINTEKLIQGTYIVEIKSENKVSSQQLLISK from the coding sequence ATGGTAAGAATATATTTTTTCGCCTTGTATCTCTTAATGGGAAGTTTGATGATCAATGCACAAAACACGCCACCCTGTTCAGATTTCAATGATCCTTCCAATCCTTACGGAAATTGGTCTCCGGCTCCGGCTCCAAACGGAAATGTAAGTGTAGGAGTTGGTTCTGCCAACACCTTCGACGGATCACAATTTCTCATTCTCAAAGATCTTTCCGGAGGTTCGTGGTATCAAAACTGGAAAGATTATCAATATCTCGGGAAATTTTTTCTAGGACAATGTATATATTTTGATTTTTATCTTGAAAATGACAGCGGTTACGGAATGCCTTATCACCCGAACATTACTCTTTCTGACGGTACAAACAGTGCGACTTTCGTAGCAAATATCACAGTAACTCCGGGAAGTGGATGGGTACGTGTAAAAGCACCTATTCAGCTTTCAAGCGGAGGTGTTCTTCCAAGTAATTCTGACGGAGCATGGACAATGAGCCCTATGAATGCAGCGATTTTTGACAATATTATCATGAACACTCAAGCTATAGGAATTAGTCCCGATATGACATCTACACAGCAGGAAGTCGTGTTTTTCGACAATATCTGTGTAAAACCTTGTGAAGGCTGTAATGAATGTAATTCAAACTTCAAAATCCAGACGACGACAAGCACTTCGGGGAACTTTACAATTGCACAGATTTTCCTAGAAAGCACAAATTCGCCAAGTTTATATAAAGTAGATTGGGGTGATGGAACAATAGGTGACGTGATGACTTCTCATACCTATACAAACCCGGGTTCTTACAAAGTTTGCGTTACTCAATACGAAGGTGACAAACCAAAATGTACGACCTGCGTAGAAATATGTATTCCAAAACCTTTCCAGGTTGGTAAAGCAGTGAACAATACAAATTTAACTTCTCCTCTTAAAGATATTGCCGCCATTGCCAGAGCTGAAATAGGAGTTCAGAGTGAAACAAAAGACTATACTTTGGTTCCGAATCCTGCCAAAAACTATGTAGACGTACAGATGAATCTTGCTAAAAAGGGAAATATCTCTGTAAAAATAAGTGATATGTCCGGAAAGGCAGTCATTGAAAAATCCGAAACAATTGAAAACGGACGTCAAAGTATTAAAATTAATACTGAAAAATTAATTCAGGGAACTTATATTGTTGAGATAAAATCTGAAAACAAAGTTTCTTCCCAACAACTTTTAATTTCAAAATAG